Proteins from a single region of Catenulispora acidiphila DSM 44928:
- a CDS encoding glycosyltransferase family 2 protein — protein sequence MNVSEPSPAPVEERETAWPAVSVIMPVLDEERHLAFAVNGVLAQGYPGDLELILAIGPSSDRTQEIADELAAADPRVRSVPNPTGRTPAALNAALAHAKHDIVVRVDGHGELAPDYIRTAVRLLGETGAANVGGIMRAEGVTVFEQTVARAMTSKLGVGNARFHTGGEGGPSDTVYLGVFRRDVLDELGGYDEHFTRAQDWELNHRIRESGRLIWFDPGLSVTYRPRPTFRALAKQYKEYGRWRRVVMRTHAGTANLRYLAPPGALLAVAAGTVVGLAGVTGGPAIAALGFVIPVGYFGALTAGALYESRGLPAGVRARLPLVLATMHGSWAFGFLTSPSRLAKATGKTPKK from the coding sequence ATGAACGTCTCAGAACCCTCCCCGGCGCCCGTTGAGGAGCGCGAGACCGCCTGGCCGGCGGTCTCGGTGATCATGCCGGTCCTCGACGAGGAACGCCATCTCGCCTTCGCGGTCAACGGTGTGCTGGCCCAGGGCTACCCCGGCGACCTGGAGCTGATCCTGGCGATCGGTCCGAGCTCGGACCGCACGCAGGAGATCGCCGACGAACTGGCCGCCGCCGATCCCCGGGTCCGCAGCGTGCCGAACCCCACCGGCCGCACCCCCGCCGCCCTGAACGCGGCGCTGGCGCACGCCAAGCACGACATCGTGGTCCGGGTGGACGGGCACGGCGAACTCGCCCCCGACTACATCCGGACCGCCGTGCGGCTGCTCGGCGAGACCGGCGCGGCCAACGTCGGCGGCATCATGCGCGCCGAGGGCGTGACCGTCTTCGAGCAGACCGTGGCCCGCGCCATGACCAGCAAGCTCGGCGTCGGCAACGCCCGCTTCCACACCGGCGGCGAGGGCGGCCCGTCTGACACCGTGTACCTCGGGGTCTTCCGCCGGGACGTGCTCGACGAGCTCGGCGGCTACGACGAGCACTTCACCCGTGCCCAGGACTGGGAGCTGAACCACCGGATCCGCGAGTCCGGGCGGCTGATCTGGTTCGACCCGGGCCTGTCGGTGACCTACCGGCCGCGCCCGACCTTCCGGGCGCTGGCCAAGCAGTACAAGGAGTACGGCCGCTGGCGCCGCGTCGTGATGCGCACCCACGCCGGTACCGCCAACCTCCGCTACCTCGCGCCGCCCGGCGCGCTGCTGGCCGTCGCCGCCGGCACGGTCGTCGGCCTGGCCGGCGTCACCGGCGGCCCGGCGATCGCCGCGCTCGGCTTCGTGATCCCCGTCGGCTACTTCGGCGCGCTGACCGCCGGCGCGCTGTACGAGTCCCGCGGCCTGCCCGCCGGCGTCCGGGCCCGGCTGCCGCTGGTGCTGGCCACCATGCACGGCTCCTGGGCGTTCGGCTTCCTCACCTCCCCGTCCCGGCTGGCCAAGGCCACCGGCAAGACCCCTAAGAAGTAG
- a CDS encoding glycosyltransferase encodes MRILMLVISNVATDTRVMREAAALAGVGHAVHVIGKDVSTGYEPPAGVTVGSVGAGSAFRKQGAESLGARRKLPPHLRAARWLLLPQHRNSAFASWRAKAKELAAGQEFDIVHAHDFNTLALGVELAQDQRVPLVYDTHELWQGRPRVGRPTPLQKRREAKQEQAWGARAATVITVGEGVAEALREAYGWRHVEVVRNTFPLPEGGPVDPPTAVTGAVYAGRIAPFRELEAIAGASELVKPLRIVIAGPADDTYLGSYNAKSAEVVGARPVDEVDALLRELGISLVTHSDKWLNHRLAMPNKLFHAVRAGVPVVGTDVQELRRVVEEHKLGALYQPGDAASLAAALQEVADNYATYAVNVRAAAPALSWEADSEVLRGIYERLAPRGD; translated from the coding sequence ATGCGCATCCTGATGCTCGTCATCTCCAACGTCGCGACCGACACCCGCGTGATGCGCGAGGCCGCGGCGCTGGCCGGCGTCGGCCACGCGGTCCACGTCATCGGCAAGGACGTCTCGACCGGGTACGAGCCGCCGGCCGGCGTCACGGTGGGCAGCGTCGGCGCCGGCTCGGCGTTCCGCAAGCAGGGCGCCGAATCGCTCGGCGCGCGCCGCAAGCTGCCCCCGCACCTGCGCGCCGCGCGCTGGCTGCTGCTGCCGCAGCACCGCAACTCGGCCTTCGCCTCCTGGCGCGCCAAGGCCAAGGAGCTGGCCGCCGGCCAGGAGTTCGACATCGTGCACGCGCACGACTTCAACACCCTGGCGCTCGGTGTGGAACTGGCGCAGGACCAGCGCGTCCCGCTCGTCTACGACACCCACGAGCTGTGGCAGGGCCGGCCGCGCGTCGGCCGTCCGACGCCGCTGCAGAAACGCCGGGAAGCCAAGCAGGAGCAGGCTTGGGGAGCCCGCGCCGCCACGGTGATCACCGTCGGCGAGGGCGTGGCCGAGGCGCTGCGCGAGGCGTACGGCTGGCGCCACGTCGAGGTCGTCCGCAACACCTTCCCGCTGCCCGAGGGCGGTCCGGTCGACCCGCCGACGGCGGTCACCGGAGCGGTGTACGCCGGCCGCATCGCGCCGTTCCGCGAGCTGGAGGCCATCGCCGGGGCGTCGGAGCTGGTGAAGCCGCTGCGGATCGTCATCGCCGGCCCGGCCGACGACACGTATCTGGGTTCTTACAACGCCAAGTCCGCCGAGGTCGTCGGCGCGCGCCCGGTGGACGAGGTGGACGCGCTCCTGCGCGAGCTGGGCATCTCGCTGGTCACGCACTCCGACAAGTGGCTGAACCACCGCCTGGCGATGCCGAACAAGCTGTTCCACGCCGTGCGCGCCGGGGTCCCGGTCGTCGGCACGGACGTGCAGGAACTGCGGCGCGTGGTGGAGGAGCACAAGCTGGGGGCGCTGTACCAGCCCGGCGACGCCGCCTCCCTCGCCGCCGCGCTGCAGGAGGTCGCGGACAACTACGCGACCTACGCGGTCAACGTGCGCGCGGCCGCCCCGGCGCTGAGCTGGGAAGCCGATTCCGAAGTCCTGAGGGGGATCTATGAGCGCCTCGCCCCGAGAGGCGATTGA